The following proteins are encoded in a genomic region of Hippocampus zosterae strain Florida chromosome 2, ASM2543408v3, whole genome shotgun sequence:
- the prickle3 gene encoding uncharacterized protein prickle3 isoform X2: MFLRGSKKRPSNCSEEEDPDRGQPCMRCGDQCPGFHIHEWRKICMHCKCEREEHAVRSLPGQLEKMMTKLVSDFRRHSISDDDSGCASEEYAWVPPGLKPEQVYQYFSSLPEDRVPFVNSAGERYRIKQLLHQLPAHDSEPHYCSSLNEEEKRELRLFSQQRKRDNVGRGVVRLFPVTMTGAVCKQCGRKISGGDIAVFASRAENGTCWHPQCFQCAYCNELLVDLIYFYHDGRIYCGRHHAERLKPRCQACDEIIFADECTEAEGRFWHMNHFTCFECEAALGGQRYIMRECRPYCCSCYESLYAEYCDTCGEQIGIGQSQMTYEGQRWHAVEFCFCCARCRLPLLGRPFLPRRGLIFCSRACSLGEDPDNSDSCDSAIPSRPLQQKRCGLGWRHQQLQCGSPLQTVMNSVNCLTAVENGVSSHGGVGHPRGSYSPLPHINQGNGLGLSWPGNLPHYTLLPDGGKMKPPVDNLSNGHSGPPLTSQCSRGTSTNQDCKKWVEKTNQVMKDSFQIIMTSHSDTCPEPPPLPIKYRDLVLQESSPLNIPQPEDRPPDSPCLLSRSGTARVSFREPISSSYSVEEEEEHQVEPQKNNDSPQEEDELEGGFGGTLHLHKGIPPQINRLDGSSYQQRSVRQGWNHHCVSSDSSCAPLALASHSRVERPRLDTAECRGKRESDASSLVLRSFRRRHEDSCSTCSSSSDSEQEGFFFGQPIPLPPQLRKSRGEKDGKEEKEEEPTRWGLSDSFRRRCSHSLGAKDNDKNCSVS; encoded by the exons GAAGATCTGCATGCATTGCAAGTGTGAGCGAGAGGAGCACGCCGTCCGCTCATTGCCCGGCCAGCTGGAGAAGATGATGACAAAGCTGGTGTCAGACTTCCGCAGGCACTCCATCTCCGACGACGACTCGGGCTGCGCGTCTGAGGAATACGCTTGGGTTCCGCCCGGCCTCAAGCCTGAGCAG GTCTACCAGTATTTTAGCAGTTTGCCAGAGGACAGGGTGCCTTTTGTGAACAGCGCAGGGGAACGATACCGAATCAAACAGCTGCTGCACCAACTTCCTGCTCATGACAGTGAG CCGCATTACTGCAGCTCGCTAAACGAAGAGGAAAAGAGGGAGCTACGTTTGTTCAGCCAGCAGAGGAAACGAGACAACGTAGGCCGAGGCGTCGTCAGACTCTTCCCGGTCACCATGACTGGGGCCGTGTGCAAGCAG TGTGGCAGAAAGATCAGTGGCGGCGACATCGCCGTATTCGCCAGTCGGGCGGAAAACGGCACTTGTTGGCACCCTCAGTGTTTCCAGTGCGCCTACTGCAATGAGCTGCTGGTTGACCTGATCTACTTCTACCACGACGGACGCATCTACTGCGGCCGGCATCACGCTGAGAGGCTCAAGCCACGGTGTCAAGCCTGTGATGAG ATTATTTTTGCAGACGAATGCACAGAGGCAGAAGGGAGGTTCTGGCACATGAATCACTTCACCTGTTTTGAGTGTGAGGCAGCACTGGGCGGTCAGCGTTACATCATGCGAGAGTGTCGGCCATACTGCTGCTCCTGCTATGAGTCCCTCTATGCGGAATACTGTGACACCTGCGGAGAACAAATAG GCATTGGCCAGAGCCAGATGACATATGAGGGTCAACGCTGGCACGCCGTAGAGTTTTGTTTCTGTTGCGCCCGTTGCCGCCTGCCTCTGCTGGGTCGCCCTTTCCTGCCTCGACGGGGGCTCATCTTCTGCTCCAGGGCCTGTTCACTCGGGGAGGATCCTGATAACTCGGACTCCTGCGACTCGGCCATCCCGAGCCGACCTCTTCAGCAGAAACGCTGCGGGCTGGGCTGGCGTCACCAGCAACTGCAGTGCGGTTCTCCATTACAAACAGTTATGAATA GTGTCAACTGCTTGACTGCAGTTGAAAATGGAGTTTCTTCCCATGGAGGTGTTGGTCATCCAAGAGGCTCCTATTCACCTCTCCCCCACATCAATCAAGGGAATGGCCTGGGACTCTCTTGGCCTGGCAATCTTCCGCATTACACTTTACTGCCAGACGGTGGTAAGATGAAACCACCTGTGGATAACCTTTCAAATGGACATTCCGGACCTCCTCTGACAAGTCAGTGTTCAAGAGGAACCTCAACCAATCAAGATTGTAAGAAGTGGGTGGAAAAGACCAATCAAGTCATGAAAG ACTCTTTCCAGATAATCATGACGTCACACTCCGACACGTGTCCTGAACCGCCTCCGCTTCCCATCAAGTACAGAGACCTCGTACTGCAAGAATCGTCTCCTCTGAACATCCCTCAGCCAGAGGACAGACCCCCCGACTCACCATGCCTGCTGTCTCGAAGTGGGACGGCGAGGGTCAGCTTCAGAGAACCAATCAGCAGCAGCTACTCtgttgaggaggaagaggagcaccaagtagagccgcaaaaaaataacgaCAGCCCTCAGGAGGAAGACGAGTTGGAAGGAGGGTTTGGAGGCACGTTGCATCTGCACAAAGGAATCCCGCCACAGATCAATCGACTGG ATGGCTCCTCTTATCAGCAGCGCAGTGTACGGCAAGGATGGAATCATCACTGCGTTTCATCCGATTCCTCCTGTGCCCCCCTGGCCTTGGCCAGTCACTCGCGGGTCGAACGCCCTCGACTGGACACTGCGGAGTGTCGAGGCAAGAGAGAAAGTGACGCGTCCTCACTGGTCCTGCGGTCGTTCCGGCGCAGGCACGAAGACTCATGCTCCACATGCTCATCTTCATCCGACTCTGAGCAGGAGGGCTTCTTCTTTGGACAGCCCATCCCGCTGCCGCCGCAACTGCGAAAAAGTCGAGGTGAAAAAGacggcaaagaagaaaaagaagaagagccaACTCGATGGGGACTGAGCGACAGTTTCAGACGCAGATGTTCTCACAGTCTTGGTGCTAAGGACAATGATAAAAATTGCTCGGTCTCTTGA
- the prickle3 gene encoding protein prickle isoform X4 — translation MHCKCEREEHAVRSLPGQLEKMMTKLVSDFRRHSISDDDSGCASEEYAWVPPGLKPEQVYQYFSSLPEDRVPFVNSAGERYRIKQLLHQLPAHDSEPHYCSSLNEEEKRELRLFSQQRKRDNVGRGVVRLFPVTMTGAVCKQCGRKISGGDIAVFASRAENGTCWHPQCFQCAYCNELLVDLIYFYHDGRIYCGRHHAERLKPRCQACDEIIFADECTEAEGRFWHMNHFTCFECEAALGGQRYIMRECRPYCCSCYESLYAEYCDTCGEQIGIGQSQMTYEGQRWHAVEFCFCCARCRLPLLGRPFLPRRGLIFCSRACSLGEDPDNSDSCDSAIPSRPLQQKRCGLGWRHQQLQCGSPLQTVMNSVNCLTAVENGVSSHGGVGHPRGSYSPLPHINQGNGLGLSWPGNLPHYTLLPDGGKMKPPVDNLSNGHSGPPLTSQCSRGTSTNQDCKKWVEKTNQVMKDSFQIIMTSHSDTCPEPPPLPIKYRDLVLQESSPLNIPQPEDRPPDSPCLLSRSGTARVSFREPISSSYSVEEEEEHQVEPQKNNDSPQEEDELEGGFGGTLHLHKGIPPQINRLDGSSYQQRSVRQGWNHHCVSSDSSCAPLALASHSRVERPRLDTAECRGKRESDASSLVLRSFRRRHEDSCSTCSSSSDSEQEGFFFGQPIPLPPQLRKSRGEKDGKEEKEEEPTRWGLSDSFRRRCSHSLGAKDNDKNCSVS, via the exons ATGCATTGCAAGTGTGAGCGAGAGGAGCACGCCGTCCGCTCATTGCCCGGCCAGCTGGAGAAGATGATGACAAAGCTGGTGTCAGACTTCCGCAGGCACTCCATCTCCGACGACGACTCGGGCTGCGCGTCTGAGGAATACGCTTGGGTTCCGCCCGGCCTCAAGCCTGAGCAG GTCTACCAGTATTTTAGCAGTTTGCCAGAGGACAGGGTGCCTTTTGTGAACAGCGCAGGGGAACGATACCGAATCAAACAGCTGCTGCACCAACTTCCTGCTCATGACAGTGAG CCGCATTACTGCAGCTCGCTAAACGAAGAGGAAAAGAGGGAGCTACGTTTGTTCAGCCAGCAGAGGAAACGAGACAACGTAGGCCGAGGCGTCGTCAGACTCTTCCCGGTCACCATGACTGGGGCCGTGTGCAAGCAG TGTGGCAGAAAGATCAGTGGCGGCGACATCGCCGTATTCGCCAGTCGGGCGGAAAACGGCACTTGTTGGCACCCTCAGTGTTTCCAGTGCGCCTACTGCAATGAGCTGCTGGTTGACCTGATCTACTTCTACCACGACGGACGCATCTACTGCGGCCGGCATCACGCTGAGAGGCTCAAGCCACGGTGTCAAGCCTGTGATGAG ATTATTTTTGCAGACGAATGCACAGAGGCAGAAGGGAGGTTCTGGCACATGAATCACTTCACCTGTTTTGAGTGTGAGGCAGCACTGGGCGGTCAGCGTTACATCATGCGAGAGTGTCGGCCATACTGCTGCTCCTGCTATGAGTCCCTCTATGCGGAATACTGTGACACCTGCGGAGAACAAATAG GCATTGGCCAGAGCCAGATGACATATGAGGGTCAACGCTGGCACGCCGTAGAGTTTTGTTTCTGTTGCGCCCGTTGCCGCCTGCCTCTGCTGGGTCGCCCTTTCCTGCCTCGACGGGGGCTCATCTTCTGCTCCAGGGCCTGTTCACTCGGGGAGGATCCTGATAACTCGGACTCCTGCGACTCGGCCATCCCGAGCCGACCTCTTCAGCAGAAACGCTGCGGGCTGGGCTGGCGTCACCAGCAACTGCAGTGCGGTTCTCCATTACAAACAGTTATGAATA GTGTCAACTGCTTGACTGCAGTTGAAAATGGAGTTTCTTCCCATGGAGGTGTTGGTCATCCAAGAGGCTCCTATTCACCTCTCCCCCACATCAATCAAGGGAATGGCCTGGGACTCTCTTGGCCTGGCAATCTTCCGCATTACACTTTACTGCCAGACGGTGGTAAGATGAAACCACCTGTGGATAACCTTTCAAATGGACATTCCGGACCTCCTCTGACAAGTCAGTGTTCAAGAGGAACCTCAACCAATCAAGATTGTAAGAAGTGGGTGGAAAAGACCAATCAAGTCATGAAAG ACTCTTTCCAGATAATCATGACGTCACACTCCGACACGTGTCCTGAACCGCCTCCGCTTCCCATCAAGTACAGAGACCTCGTACTGCAAGAATCGTCTCCTCTGAACATCCCTCAGCCAGAGGACAGACCCCCCGACTCACCATGCCTGCTGTCTCGAAGTGGGACGGCGAGGGTCAGCTTCAGAGAACCAATCAGCAGCAGCTACTCtgttgaggaggaagaggagcaccaagtagagccgcaaaaaaataacgaCAGCCCTCAGGAGGAAGACGAGTTGGAAGGAGGGTTTGGAGGCACGTTGCATCTGCACAAAGGAATCCCGCCACAGATCAATCGACTGG ATGGCTCCTCTTATCAGCAGCGCAGTGTACGGCAAGGATGGAATCATCACTGCGTTTCATCCGATTCCTCCTGTGCCCCCCTGGCCTTGGCCAGTCACTCGCGGGTCGAACGCCCTCGACTGGACACTGCGGAGTGTCGAGGCAAGAGAGAAAGTGACGCGTCCTCACTGGTCCTGCGGTCGTTCCGGCGCAGGCACGAAGACTCATGCTCCACATGCTCATCTTCATCCGACTCTGAGCAGGAGGGCTTCTTCTTTGGACAGCCCATCCCGCTGCCGCCGCAACTGCGAAAAAGTCGAGGTGAAAAAGacggcaaagaagaaaaagaagaagagccaACTCGATGGGGACTGAGCGACAGTTTCAGACGCAGATGTTCTCACAGTCTTGGTGCTAAGGACAATGATAAAAATTGCTCGGTCTCTTGA
- the prickle3 gene encoding protein prickle isoform X3: MRCGDQCPGFHIHEWRKICMHCKCEREEHAVRSLPGQLEKMMTKLVSDFRRHSISDDDSGCASEEYAWVPPGLKPEQVYQYFSSLPEDRVPFVNSAGERYRIKQLLHQLPAHDSEPHYCSSLNEEEKRELRLFSQQRKRDNVGRGVVRLFPVTMTGAVCKQCGRKISGGDIAVFASRAENGTCWHPQCFQCAYCNELLVDLIYFYHDGRIYCGRHHAERLKPRCQACDEIIFADECTEAEGRFWHMNHFTCFECEAALGGQRYIMRECRPYCCSCYESLYAEYCDTCGEQIGIGQSQMTYEGQRWHAVEFCFCCARCRLPLLGRPFLPRRGLIFCSRACSLGEDPDNSDSCDSAIPSRPLQQKRCGLGWRHQQLQCGSPLQTVMNSVNCLTAVENGVSSHGGVGHPRGSYSPLPHINQGNGLGLSWPGNLPHYTLLPDGGKMKPPVDNLSNGHSGPPLTSQCSRGTSTNQDCKKWVEKTNQVMKDSFQIIMTSHSDTCPEPPPLPIKYRDLVLQESSPLNIPQPEDRPPDSPCLLSRSGTARVSFREPISSSYSVEEEEEHQVEPQKNNDSPQEEDELEGGFGGTLHLHKGIPPQINRLDGSSYQQRSVRQGWNHHCVSSDSSCAPLALASHSRVERPRLDTAECRGKRESDASSLVLRSFRRRHEDSCSTCSSSSDSEQEGFFFGQPIPLPPQLRKSRGEKDGKEEKEEEPTRWGLSDSFRRRCSHSLGAKDNDKNCSVS; the protein is encoded by the exons GAAGATCTGCATGCATTGCAAGTGTGAGCGAGAGGAGCACGCCGTCCGCTCATTGCCCGGCCAGCTGGAGAAGATGATGACAAAGCTGGTGTCAGACTTCCGCAGGCACTCCATCTCCGACGACGACTCGGGCTGCGCGTCTGAGGAATACGCTTGGGTTCCGCCCGGCCTCAAGCCTGAGCAG GTCTACCAGTATTTTAGCAGTTTGCCAGAGGACAGGGTGCCTTTTGTGAACAGCGCAGGGGAACGATACCGAATCAAACAGCTGCTGCACCAACTTCCTGCTCATGACAGTGAG CCGCATTACTGCAGCTCGCTAAACGAAGAGGAAAAGAGGGAGCTACGTTTGTTCAGCCAGCAGAGGAAACGAGACAACGTAGGCCGAGGCGTCGTCAGACTCTTCCCGGTCACCATGACTGGGGCCGTGTGCAAGCAG TGTGGCAGAAAGATCAGTGGCGGCGACATCGCCGTATTCGCCAGTCGGGCGGAAAACGGCACTTGTTGGCACCCTCAGTGTTTCCAGTGCGCCTACTGCAATGAGCTGCTGGTTGACCTGATCTACTTCTACCACGACGGACGCATCTACTGCGGCCGGCATCACGCTGAGAGGCTCAAGCCACGGTGTCAAGCCTGTGATGAG ATTATTTTTGCAGACGAATGCACAGAGGCAGAAGGGAGGTTCTGGCACATGAATCACTTCACCTGTTTTGAGTGTGAGGCAGCACTGGGCGGTCAGCGTTACATCATGCGAGAGTGTCGGCCATACTGCTGCTCCTGCTATGAGTCCCTCTATGCGGAATACTGTGACACCTGCGGAGAACAAATAG GCATTGGCCAGAGCCAGATGACATATGAGGGTCAACGCTGGCACGCCGTAGAGTTTTGTTTCTGTTGCGCCCGTTGCCGCCTGCCTCTGCTGGGTCGCCCTTTCCTGCCTCGACGGGGGCTCATCTTCTGCTCCAGGGCCTGTTCACTCGGGGAGGATCCTGATAACTCGGACTCCTGCGACTCGGCCATCCCGAGCCGACCTCTTCAGCAGAAACGCTGCGGGCTGGGCTGGCGTCACCAGCAACTGCAGTGCGGTTCTCCATTACAAACAGTTATGAATA GTGTCAACTGCTTGACTGCAGTTGAAAATGGAGTTTCTTCCCATGGAGGTGTTGGTCATCCAAGAGGCTCCTATTCACCTCTCCCCCACATCAATCAAGGGAATGGCCTGGGACTCTCTTGGCCTGGCAATCTTCCGCATTACACTTTACTGCCAGACGGTGGTAAGATGAAACCACCTGTGGATAACCTTTCAAATGGACATTCCGGACCTCCTCTGACAAGTCAGTGTTCAAGAGGAACCTCAACCAATCAAGATTGTAAGAAGTGGGTGGAAAAGACCAATCAAGTCATGAAAG ACTCTTTCCAGATAATCATGACGTCACACTCCGACACGTGTCCTGAACCGCCTCCGCTTCCCATCAAGTACAGAGACCTCGTACTGCAAGAATCGTCTCCTCTGAACATCCCTCAGCCAGAGGACAGACCCCCCGACTCACCATGCCTGCTGTCTCGAAGTGGGACGGCGAGGGTCAGCTTCAGAGAACCAATCAGCAGCAGCTACTCtgttgaggaggaagaggagcaccaagtagagccgcaaaaaaataacgaCAGCCCTCAGGAGGAAGACGAGTTGGAAGGAGGGTTTGGAGGCACGTTGCATCTGCACAAAGGAATCCCGCCACAGATCAATCGACTGG ATGGCTCCTCTTATCAGCAGCGCAGTGTACGGCAAGGATGGAATCATCACTGCGTTTCATCCGATTCCTCCTGTGCCCCCCTGGCCTTGGCCAGTCACTCGCGGGTCGAACGCCCTCGACTGGACACTGCGGAGTGTCGAGGCAAGAGAGAAAGTGACGCGTCCTCACTGGTCCTGCGGTCGTTCCGGCGCAGGCACGAAGACTCATGCTCCACATGCTCATCTTCATCCGACTCTGAGCAGGAGGGCTTCTTCTTTGGACAGCCCATCCCGCTGCCGCCGCAACTGCGAAAAAGTCGAGGTGAAAAAGacggcaaagaagaaaaagaagaagagccaACTCGATGGGGACTGAGCGACAGTTTCAGACGCAGATGTTCTCACAGTCTTGGTGCTAAGGACAATGATAAAAATTGCTCGGTCTCTTGA
- the prickle3 gene encoding uncharacterized protein prickle3 isoform X1 produces the protein MFLRGSKKRPSNCSQEEEDPDRGQPCMRCGDQCPGFHIHEWRKICMHCKCEREEHAVRSLPGQLEKMMTKLVSDFRRHSISDDDSGCASEEYAWVPPGLKPEQVYQYFSSLPEDRVPFVNSAGERYRIKQLLHQLPAHDSEPHYCSSLNEEEKRELRLFSQQRKRDNVGRGVVRLFPVTMTGAVCKQCGRKISGGDIAVFASRAENGTCWHPQCFQCAYCNELLVDLIYFYHDGRIYCGRHHAERLKPRCQACDEIIFADECTEAEGRFWHMNHFTCFECEAALGGQRYIMRECRPYCCSCYESLYAEYCDTCGEQIGIGQSQMTYEGQRWHAVEFCFCCARCRLPLLGRPFLPRRGLIFCSRACSLGEDPDNSDSCDSAIPSRPLQQKRCGLGWRHQQLQCGSPLQTVMNSVNCLTAVENGVSSHGGVGHPRGSYSPLPHINQGNGLGLSWPGNLPHYTLLPDGGKMKPPVDNLSNGHSGPPLTSQCSRGTSTNQDCKKWVEKTNQVMKDSFQIIMTSHSDTCPEPPPLPIKYRDLVLQESSPLNIPQPEDRPPDSPCLLSRSGTARVSFREPISSSYSVEEEEEHQVEPQKNNDSPQEEDELEGGFGGTLHLHKGIPPQINRLDGSSYQQRSVRQGWNHHCVSSDSSCAPLALASHSRVERPRLDTAECRGKRESDASSLVLRSFRRRHEDSCSTCSSSSDSEQEGFFFGQPIPLPPQLRKSRGEKDGKEEKEEEPTRWGLSDSFRRRCSHSLGAKDNDKNCSVS, from the exons GAAGATCTGCATGCATTGCAAGTGTGAGCGAGAGGAGCACGCCGTCCGCTCATTGCCCGGCCAGCTGGAGAAGATGATGACAAAGCTGGTGTCAGACTTCCGCAGGCACTCCATCTCCGACGACGACTCGGGCTGCGCGTCTGAGGAATACGCTTGGGTTCCGCCCGGCCTCAAGCCTGAGCAG GTCTACCAGTATTTTAGCAGTTTGCCAGAGGACAGGGTGCCTTTTGTGAACAGCGCAGGGGAACGATACCGAATCAAACAGCTGCTGCACCAACTTCCTGCTCATGACAGTGAG CCGCATTACTGCAGCTCGCTAAACGAAGAGGAAAAGAGGGAGCTACGTTTGTTCAGCCAGCAGAGGAAACGAGACAACGTAGGCCGAGGCGTCGTCAGACTCTTCCCGGTCACCATGACTGGGGCCGTGTGCAAGCAG TGTGGCAGAAAGATCAGTGGCGGCGACATCGCCGTATTCGCCAGTCGGGCGGAAAACGGCACTTGTTGGCACCCTCAGTGTTTCCAGTGCGCCTACTGCAATGAGCTGCTGGTTGACCTGATCTACTTCTACCACGACGGACGCATCTACTGCGGCCGGCATCACGCTGAGAGGCTCAAGCCACGGTGTCAAGCCTGTGATGAG ATTATTTTTGCAGACGAATGCACAGAGGCAGAAGGGAGGTTCTGGCACATGAATCACTTCACCTGTTTTGAGTGTGAGGCAGCACTGGGCGGTCAGCGTTACATCATGCGAGAGTGTCGGCCATACTGCTGCTCCTGCTATGAGTCCCTCTATGCGGAATACTGTGACACCTGCGGAGAACAAATAG GCATTGGCCAGAGCCAGATGACATATGAGGGTCAACGCTGGCACGCCGTAGAGTTTTGTTTCTGTTGCGCCCGTTGCCGCCTGCCTCTGCTGGGTCGCCCTTTCCTGCCTCGACGGGGGCTCATCTTCTGCTCCAGGGCCTGTTCACTCGGGGAGGATCCTGATAACTCGGACTCCTGCGACTCGGCCATCCCGAGCCGACCTCTTCAGCAGAAACGCTGCGGGCTGGGCTGGCGTCACCAGCAACTGCAGTGCGGTTCTCCATTACAAACAGTTATGAATA GTGTCAACTGCTTGACTGCAGTTGAAAATGGAGTTTCTTCCCATGGAGGTGTTGGTCATCCAAGAGGCTCCTATTCACCTCTCCCCCACATCAATCAAGGGAATGGCCTGGGACTCTCTTGGCCTGGCAATCTTCCGCATTACACTTTACTGCCAGACGGTGGTAAGATGAAACCACCTGTGGATAACCTTTCAAATGGACATTCCGGACCTCCTCTGACAAGTCAGTGTTCAAGAGGAACCTCAACCAATCAAGATTGTAAGAAGTGGGTGGAAAAGACCAATCAAGTCATGAAAG ACTCTTTCCAGATAATCATGACGTCACACTCCGACACGTGTCCTGAACCGCCTCCGCTTCCCATCAAGTACAGAGACCTCGTACTGCAAGAATCGTCTCCTCTGAACATCCCTCAGCCAGAGGACAGACCCCCCGACTCACCATGCCTGCTGTCTCGAAGTGGGACGGCGAGGGTCAGCTTCAGAGAACCAATCAGCAGCAGCTACTCtgttgaggaggaagaggagcaccaagtagagccgcaaaaaaataacgaCAGCCCTCAGGAGGAAGACGAGTTGGAAGGAGGGTTTGGAGGCACGTTGCATCTGCACAAAGGAATCCCGCCACAGATCAATCGACTGG ATGGCTCCTCTTATCAGCAGCGCAGTGTACGGCAAGGATGGAATCATCACTGCGTTTCATCCGATTCCTCCTGTGCCCCCCTGGCCTTGGCCAGTCACTCGCGGGTCGAACGCCCTCGACTGGACACTGCGGAGTGTCGAGGCAAGAGAGAAAGTGACGCGTCCTCACTGGTCCTGCGGTCGTTCCGGCGCAGGCACGAAGACTCATGCTCCACATGCTCATCTTCATCCGACTCTGAGCAGGAGGGCTTCTTCTTTGGACAGCCCATCCCGCTGCCGCCGCAACTGCGAAAAAGTCGAGGTGAAAAAGacggcaaagaagaaaaagaagaagagccaACTCGATGGGGACTGAGCGACAGTTTCAGACGCAGATGTTCTCACAGTCTTGGTGCTAAGGACAATGATAAAAATTGCTCGGTCTCTTGA